A genomic stretch from Chiloscyllium plagiosum isolate BGI_BamShark_2017 chromosome 2, ASM401019v2, whole genome shotgun sequence includes:
- the LOC122539455 gene encoding permeability factor 2-like — protein MMNCRAIFIILAILMLSGQLTDGRAIGAVKFDLRCHCIRSALGIPRKYIKKLEIIPAGPHCTKVQIIATLRKGRKVCVNPKADLIKKIGRPLQ, from the exons ATGATGAACTGCAGAGCTATCTTCATCATCTTAGCCATCCTGATGCTTTCTGGACAATTGACAGATG GCCGAGCCATTGGTGCAGTGAAATTCGATCTGCGCTGTCATTGTATCCGATCTGCACTCGGGATCCCCCGAAAGTACATCAAGAAACTTGAAATCATACCCGCAGGTCCGCACTGCACCAAAGTTCAAATCAT tGCAACCCTTAGAAAAGGAAGGAAGGTCTGTGTGAATCCAAAGGCAGATTTGATAAAAAAGATAGGAAGGCCTTTGCAATG A